From the Drechmeria coniospora strain ARSEF 6962 chromosome 02, whole genome shotgun sequence genome, the window GCCTTCTGCTTGTGGCACTGTTGATCGCGAGATGATGGTGATCTTGTCAACGGCGACTTCGCGAATCAATGCATCCAGAGCTATAGCGCCCACCAGGCCCGTGCCAGTGAGAATGATGTGCATCTTGCAATAGGACGATGAGCTAATGGGTTCACGGTCaggagtgctccgtaggaTTGCACGAAATCGTTGCTGACTTCTTACGGCGAAAATGAGAGGGCGAATGGTTCGATTTGTGACCAAgatatgtactccgtacgggtcTCGCAAGTAAGAATGGGAGCTCTGATGGCAGCAAGCTTAGAATGCCGTGCCCTACCGACCGGACGAACTTTCGGCCATGGGTGAGCTGCGAAGCCTAATACGGTCATCTCACATCATGCAGACACTAAGTATCCACCCCAAGCCCAAGCAATGGTCATTCAGCGACAAGTCAGTGCTTACATTACATCCATCCCCGTTTCACCGACTCGAGAACGTTGGACTGCTCGACTAGCTACGTCAAATTGCTTACTATTACTTATAGGGGGCATTCAGGGCGCCATGGCTGCTTCGGCCCGCCTATGCCTAGTGAATGGTCCACTGTCTGGACGACCTATCGACACAAATACTAGCAGCACATGAAGGTGGATATTGAGAGGAGAAGTACGCAATGAAATAGCGGTTACAAAGGGATAGAAACAGTCTCGCCAATGCCAGAAATGTCAAAAACACCTTTCTTGGGCAAACCTTTGAGCAATAAAGCCTCCTCAAGTCTCCGTGGTGGCTCTCTCACATCTTCATCGCCCAGCACCCAGGTTCCCCAATGCATGGCTAACGCTCGCTTGCACCCCGTGTCGGCGAAAATTTCCACTGCATCCCGCGGATTCGCATGAATCGGAGCCATCAGAGCGCGTGGCTTGTACGCACCGATTGGCAAAAGACCTAGTGAAAAGGGGCCATAATGCTCACCGATCTCGGCAAAGGCAGGACAAACCGGAAGGTTAGCGAACCTTTCGTCCCAATCTTCGTCTTGCCTGTCAAGCGTCGGAACCGCACGGTATCCAGTGTCCCCACCAAAGAAGACGGAGGCGGCAGCCCCTGCTGGCCCTGCGGACGAGACCGACCAAGATGCCCAGAGCGTCATGTCAGTTCCCCAAGGGGCACGGCCTGTGGTATGCTGGGCCGGCAAACAGGTAAAGCGAGCCGAGATGCTCCCAGCAATCCTGTCCTCCAAATTTTCGTCGCGGGGGCTCAAGACGAGGTCGGCACCCTCCCACCAGTCCAGCTCCGTGACATGGTCAATCCCAGAAGAGCGAAACCAGCTTTCATTTCCCAACGGGACGAAGAAGTGCGCATTGGGGTGGATCTTGTGTATTTCCGTCACTGTCGGATGGCTCAGCTGTCGAAATCCAATGTTAGCCTTGAACACTGCCTGAGAGCATCTACCGGGGTGGAGATCTCTGACATGGTCATAGTGATTGTGGGATATGACAACGGCATCTAAGATTGGAATATCCTTGACTTCGCAAGGAAGCTTCGTGAATCTGCGAGGCCCAAACCATTGAGTGGGAGAGCATCTGTCCGTCATAACAGGATCGAAGAGAACGCGAAGCCCGTTCGGAAACTCGACGAAGTAGCAAGCATGACCGAGCCAGGTTGCTCGCAGATTGGAGGCATCGCCCACAACCCGATCGTGCGAAAATTTTGGGCGTTGAATCGGAATCTGCAATGTGAAATGGTTACCTGCTGCCTCCAAATTTGGCTTTGTCAAGGTCATGCAACGAGCTATGGGATTTCGCGTACGTTGGCTTCCGCCGTAGAAGGACTTTGCATTCAATCATATTAGTCTGGTCCTCTTCCGAGACAGCAATATACATCACAACTCACTGCGTCCAGGTTGTTGTCCACTTTCGTCTTTCCTCAAATGTCAGCCAGCGTTCACACACACTTGTTGGATCCGTACTAACTGCTTTATATGTGCCTTCACAGCCTCTGGGTCTAGCTCCTGCCAGCTTGGCCATGGATTATGGAATATTTTCTTGCCATTCTTGTGGTGATGCACCTTTTCCTCAGCACCTTTCGGTGCAGGGTTATCGGTGACGGGGTTGACCGAAATATTGAGTTTAATCGGTGCTGTCATCGTTGAAGATTTCAACGGCGTATACGTTCCGATACTAAATCTTGGCGAATGTTGAAAGTAGTTAACGACAATCGGCAATTTCCATTTGATCTTTGAGCACAGGAGTGCACGCACTGTGAGGCTGTCTCTGTTTACCCTTGACGGCTGTCAGAGCTGCGGCGTTTCAAGCTAGCACGAACGCTACACGAGTTGGGGCTCGATATCCACCATGAGCAATTGGCGATACCACCAAGGCGGAAAATAAGCCTGGGTCCATCTCCTGGGCGTAATATGATGTGATCCGGGGACAAGTCCTCATTCGTGATGAATCCCGAGTGGCTGGCCAGTGGTAGTAATATTACGAATCTGTCAGCTCCAGGGCCAAGCATTCGGCAGCGACGTCATGGTTGTTTCCGGTTTGACGTAATTTTATGTGGCTGTTAGTCCGTAGTAGCAGTCCGACTTATGTTGATTGAGAGCGTTGGCCCTTGCCTTGCTGACTGTGCTGGCTATTTTCAGGTTCTATCAACTGTCATCAGTCGAGCTTGACACAGCCACCATCACTCCTTGCTGGACTCATTAcaagcaacagcaacggtgACACGGGTAGCATCCAAATTTGTTCTCAATTCCTTGAACCGACGCTCTCTTCACTCACAATGATTCCAGTCTTCACAACGTCAAGTCGAATTGCCTCTAATGGATTGCGCTTCCAACAATCGCAGCTGAGGACATTCGTAAAGCTCAGGCAACAGCCAAGCTTCCATCGCATCCTTGCACCAACTACCAGCAGACACTTGACTTCCCACGCACCGCTTCGCAGCAAGGAGGACAACCAACAACCATCTCAGGGTGGCCAAGGAAACAGCAATCCAGGAGAGCTACCGGCGTTCAGTTTCAATGGCCTCGGTGCCAGCCCAGCCGTGAAGAatgccatcatcgtcgtcatctgcATTCTAGGTACTATTGAAACATGGGTATGGTGCAAGTGGATTTGGAATTGGTGGAAGGGAAGCGGCGCGGAGGCGGAGCACCAGGTACAGGCTGCTCATTAATGGATGTTCACAGTGGATGGTCGCTGGATCAATAGCGCCAGGGGGGTGGACTTGAATAATATTAGATGCTAGAGCACAAGAGCAGCAACTGCTTTGATTTCTAGACGGAATATTTGACATTTACGCATTTTCAAATCATCGTTTATGGCACGATGAACGAGCAAGCCGGAGCAATCTCACGACCGCCGTGCCGACGTGAGGGTACGATTTTACCCATCAAACATGCGCCGGACTTCGATTCAGAAACAAGATGCAACATGCGACAGAATGTGGCGACGATTCAATTTAGGTGGCACTTCAACTACTACAAAATcgaatcgacacttttgtcACCCGACTGTAGCAGGGACGGATAGATTTGATACCGATTGAACTGCTTACCAGCTCTTCCACAATAGCCAAAGTTGATCTTGTGTGCTTTAGGGTAGGTTGCGCCGAGCTTGCCGCAACACAGATTAGCAATCATTGTACATATCGCATACTTCATATTATCTGGCACATGCCAGTGTATCCAACGGGCGAGATGGAGAAAATATGATACACTATAGCAATGTAATAGTATGCTCGTCGTTTCAAAGTCATGCACGAATATCCGGTTTCCCCATCGTGATCGGCAACCATGAGTCATCAAGCTGCTTCATAAACGCGTCAAAGCTCGCATTCGCAGTGCTATTATTTGTAAATCAAGCAATATGGATCTAATCTAATCTTCATCCTCATCCGAGCTGAATTCGAAAACCTCATGTTCAATAGTTTGAGGAGGTTCAGATCGAGGCAAGTCACTCAACACACTTGGTTGGTATTCTGCACCCGGGGGAGCCATGCTTCTTGCAATGTTCTCAAGGTCGACGGAGACAGATACTTGATGAAGTTGGCCAAGTGAAGACAAGAATGCCTGCGTCGCATGCTGTTTTCGAACCAACGTGGTAGCGTAGGTGAGTGCCGTCCCGGAGAACTCTGCGCCCATGCCTTTTATGATGTCTCGAATTGGCCCTGGCAACGCTGGCTGAGGGCCAACTTCAAGGAGCACCAGCGGCTTTGACGGCTCCATTGTGGCCTCAAGCATCTGCTGAATAGATGAGTAAAAATAGCAGGGACTCGCAAGGTTTTTCCTCCAATGCGAAGCACCGACTGGCTCTTCCGTAGTTATGCGCTTTCCCGTCACGCTGGAATATAAAGGAATTTTCGGCGTTGCTGGTGACAACAGGGGAGCTAGAACGCCCTCGTAGTAACCGGCGACATCATTCATGAGCTCCGAGTGATAAGCCTTGTCGACTTggagacgacggacgaggcagTCGGGCTTGCTAGCCTTGATCTTTTGCATCACCGTCTCCAGCGTGTCGTTGTCACCAGAGAGAGTGACACTGTTGGGGCTGTTGTCGCACGCAACGATAGCCACCCCTTCCGAGACGTGTGCTGGCAAAAAAGGTGTCACATCTTCTCGACCAAGTCTGACTGCAACTAGACCGCCGTTTCGTGAATGATCCTTTGAGACCTGACCAATGTAATAAGCAATTGTGATGGCTTCCCTTTGCGTCAACGCCCCTGCTGCGTACGCGGCAGCGACATCACCGCCAGAGTGACTGCCAATTGCGGCAGGCTTGACGCCTGCCGATCGTAgtacgtcggcgaggccaatTTGTATTGCAGTGCAGAGAGGCTGGACAAATTCAGGCTCGTTCACTCTACTTTCCCCCTCAGGAAGACAAAGCTGTGCCTCGATTGTCCAAGGGGGAGGGTTCGGAACGTGCTGCAGCGCATTGTCCATGGCTTGAATGGATTTGCGAAACCCGGGAAAGTCGGATAGGAGTTCGGCCCCCATACGTGCCCACTGCGCGCCTTGTCCTGTAAAGATGAAGTTGCAGACGGGATTGCTGTCCTTTACCTGCACCGCAGGTGACATCTTCACTGAAACTTCGGTCCCACCGTCTGACGCAACGGCGTACGAGCGGTAGGCCAGCTGTTCATGCTGTGAGCGCAACGTGTAGGCCAGATCGCCAAGGCGGTTGGGATGACCCTCCGCATATTTGACGATACGTTCCGAGACCTGTGTGAGTGAGCCAGCGGTGTGGCCGGAGAGAACCAACAGGTGATGCCTCCCGGTTGTCAATGTGCCCGTTGATACGGTTGTTGAGGACAAGCTGGTAGTCGACCGTGTATCTGATGGAGTGTCGTCGCTAGATGCGCCGTTCAAATCCAGGTCGCCAGTGATGTTTGAACACATATTTCGTGACTTGTTGGAAGGAAATTGGCAGGGGATTCGAGTGATGCGACTCTGCGTTGACCTCACCACAGCTACGAGTCACTCTCTTATTTCTTCTCTCCACCAAGTGAGCAACTTTGATGCCCAAAGTTTGCGAAAACGATGAAATAGTATGGTGTCCTGACTTTTAATCCAAGCGACGGGCCAAAATATGATCTGACAGTGTTTCAACAGGCCGGTGGCCCAGGTTCCCAACACCCTCATTTGCGAGACTCAGTCCATACAATTGGAGGGTCACCTGAGTGTAACTCAACATGACCATTGGTGTCCAATGGAGAAGTTGACACGGATGTGGTGAGGGGCTTACGCCGGGATTCTGGCCGCATAAgactattattaataatgAGCCATGGGCAAATTTCGCTCACGGACGTACACGTTGCCGCAATAGAAGTAGATATACTCATACATACTTATTTATACCTGTACTGAATACCCCTTGCTTATGGCTTGTCATTTACGGCAGCCACTTTATGAGAGCCATTTCATATTTCTCAACGGCAAAGCATGCTCCTGCCCCTCGTTAGGCTACCAAACGGAACCATTTTTATCATCACGTTCTTTAAAAGCAAGGAATACATCATTCCTCTTGTCCTTGCTGGCACAAGCTACATACACTTCGTCACTGCCTCGTCGACTGCATCCTCTCTCGCTGGGCCCCTTCCAATCACAGCTGTCTATACCTTAGCCGAGCATGCCCTGGAGCACCTTGATCTGCTCTAGGACGCTCGACTTGCTGGTGCCACCCTTCGCCGAGCGGCGTTCGACGCTTGCCTCATAACTAAAGGCATCGAAAATGTCCTCTTCGAAGCGATGATCGATGGCCTTGAATTGCTCAAGCGAGAGCTCATTCATCGGAATGCCCAGCTCCTCCGACTTAGCGACGCAGCGACCCGAAGTGTGGTGGGTTTCACGGAAGGGGACGCCCTTGAGGACAAGGTagtcggccacgtcggtAGCAAGCATGAAGGGGTCGAGGGCAGCACGCATCTTGTCCGGATTGGCCGTTAGCGTGGACAAGACGCCGTTAGCGATCTGGATGCTGTCGGCTACCGTCTTAACGTGGTCGAGCATCGGCTCGATACTCTCCTGCAAATCCTTGTTGTACGTGCTGGCCAGCCCTTTTTGGGTCATCATAAAGCCTGCCATGTGGCCAAATGCACGACCGCTCTTGCCACGCAGAAGCTCAAGGCTATCTGGATTCTTCTTCTGGGGCATCAGCGAGCTACCGGTAGAGTAGGCAtcggcgaggtggacgaaGCCAAACTCGGCGGTTGAGTAGATGATGAGATCCTCAGCCCATCGCGAGACGTGCTGCATCAGCATCGAACCCCACTGCAACGTCTCCGTAACAAAGTCGCGGTCGGCTACGCCGCCCATTGAGTTCCAAAGAAGCCCCTCGAATTCGAGTTCTTTGGTGATCATATCGCGGTCAAGGTTGAAAGGGTTGCCGGCGAGGGCCCCGCAGCCCAACGGATTGCGATTGACGCGAGAAATAACCTCGCGTAGGCgttcgaggtcggcggcaaaggcgaaACCGTAGGATAACAGCCAATGACTCCAGCGGATGGGCTGTGCACGCTGTAGGTGCGTGTATCCGGGCATGATGTAGTCGATGTCCTGCTCGGCGCGAGCAGCAATGACGCGCAGGAAGCTCACGAGATGTTGCTCAATGTCTCGCAGCTCTTGTCGCAGCCACATGCGCATATCGCAGACAACCTGCTCGTTCCTGCTGCGGCCGGAATGCAGCTTGCCGCCCACCTCCTTGCCCTTTTTGCCGATAATCTCACAGAGCCGGCGTTCATTCGCAGTATGGATGTCCTCGTCGGATGTTTTGATCTCGAAGGTGTTTGACTCCCATTCCTTCTTCACCATATGAAGGCCCGATTCGATCGTGTTGAACTCTTCATCGGTGATTATGCCAGCTTTAGCGTTCGCACGGGCAAATGCAATGCTGCCGAGGATGTCTTCCTTGTAAAGGACGCAGTCGAAGGTGATGCTATTATTGTACTTCTGCATAAGAGGATCCAGTTTGCCTTTGTCGAGGGAAAGCGAGTTAGCAACAATTGGGAGATGCTATAGTGATTGAAACCAATCCTTCATCTTACCTGTGAAGCGGCCACCCCAGAGCATGCTGGCCTCTGGCTTTGAGCTCGACGCCATAATGCCAATGTCGTTGAAGTTTGCTTAGGTTATTGGATTAAGGATCCATCTTTCTGCAGAATTACAGCATGCTTTATATAGCAGCAAATGATTAGTCAGCAATTTCTTAGTAAGTTCACCATCTGCTCGTTCTGCGGCTTCAAACGCCACTGTCTGCCAGCCACAGTAAACATTGCTCCCGCCTGAGCCGGAAAGGAATAATATTGAACTCTGCAGATTAAGACAAATATTCCtaaccaagtacttacttaatactccgtatctacggagcaagcaagtactttagCGCCACAGAAGGCCCCGCTATATAACTTTAGCGCTATAAAATACAAAAAggcacacccaagtacttaagtacttctacagtaagtacttaggtgcctGTTTCAGTAGCTAGCAATCCCAAAGTGGGTCAGTTGTGGCTGAACAGCAAGGAGGGCCGATACCGCTGCTttcgtgtacatgcacatgtacatgtaagtatttaTTCCCGACTATCGGGCCacgtatgtactccgtaggatTTAAATGATTCCCTCTTCCAACCAACGATTCCAAAGTAGAAGCTATTCACACCACATTTCCTTTACCAACAATCCAATCATTCGTGCTGCGTAGAGCCTACTTCCATGATGCTTTCTTTGCATTCACGTTTTTCCGTGTACCCTCCGAATTGAACATGCAGCAAACTCGACACCTCCCGCACGAATCCGGAGAGGGGACAATTGCAGGTGTAACCACCCTATATCGGATCAATATGCCCGGAATGACCAGCATGTGGCATCAAAGTACGTTGGCGATGCTTCGATGCGACAATGTGTCCTGCTGGAGGCTTGAGCTCCTTGCCAACCCCGCCCAGAAGTGTAACCTCATTGGACCCATGGTCCTAAGTACTCGCTTGTCCGCTGGGCCCAATGCGAACCCCAACCAAGTCTGGCTGGATGCGCGTATTACGTTTCGGTGCAACATCAAGCATGCTGGACACGCCCCGGATCGATCATCCGCGTCTCCTGTGCGGAGTAAACCACTCAGGATCCCGGTCCTGCCAAACTTAGTAATGCCTTGTGTTCCTCCGTCCCGGCCGGTAGGATGCATGTGTCCTACTTAGATCACCGTGGCACCATGCTCTACAAGTTTCATATCCTGCCAGCCCATACCATAGTCTTTTTGTTTGCATCATAGTAACTCGATCATCCTGGGTTGAAATCGGGACCATGCCATTCCCACCTCCACCACGTGAAGGGCTCGGTAAGTTACAGGCCGGCCATGATGATACCTTCACTGACGACTCCCAACGCAAGATTGGAACGCAACATCGGCGGAGAgccaagtgcatgcacatgtcgAGTGCCGATGGACGAGCGAGAAAGGCGCTTGGTCCAAGCCCGAAGTTGTTCAGGATCCTTTCCTGCGCGTCCACGGCTTGTCGCCTGTCTTTCACTATGGTCAGTACTGACCGAGAAGCACGAGGTTATCACCAGGCAGTTGACGTGATCTAGGCTCGGAGGCGTACGAAGGACTAAAAGGTGCGCCGAAGAGCCGTTGAATGATATTGAGAGTCATATTTTGAACTGATGGACGCAGCGTTCCGTGCCCCCGATGGACAGATCCATATCGTCAGGCCCGACTTCCACGCACGCCGTCTCATGCACTCGTCGTCTCTGGTATCCATTCCTCCAGTCCCCATTGACGACTTCCTGCGATGCGTCCACCTGGCAGTGGGGATCAATGCCGACATTGTCCCCCCGCACAAGTCCGATGCGATGCTGTACATTCGGCCAGTCGTCTTTGGTTCGGGAGCCTGCCTTCGGCTGGAGCCACCCGGCGAGTTTGTCTTTTGCGTGTTCGTCACCACTTCGGGCGCCTTCCACGGCTTGAAGCCACTCGACGCATTGATCCTTGAAGATTTTGACCGTGCCGCGCCAATGGGGACTGGATCAGGCAAAGTCGGCGGCAACTACTCGCCCGTCATCCGCTGGAGCCAGCAGGCCAAGAAGGAGGGATTCCATATCACCCTGCACTTGGACAGCAAGACCCGAAGCGAGATTGAAGAGTTCTCGACATCTGCATTTGTTGGCGTCAAAGTCGTGGGGGAGGTCACGACACTCGTTGTCCCCGACTCCAAGAACGTCGTAAACAGCGTGACGTGCGACAGTGTTCAGCGATTGGCCAAGTCTTTTGGGTGGACCGTGGAGCAAAGGGCGGTGAGTGGACTTTCTCTTGCGGTATTGCCGAAGCACTGGCTGAACCGAACGTGAAAGATCAAATACGATGAGCTGCCAAGTTTTACCGAAGTGATGGCCTGCGGAACGG encodes:
- a CDS encoding argininosuccinate lyase, producing MASSSKPEASMLWGGRFTGKLDPLMQKYNNSITFDCVLYKEDILGSIAFARANAKAGIITDEEFNTIESGLHMVKKEWESNTFEIKTSDEDIHTANERRLCEIIGKKGKEVGGKLHSGRSRNEQVVCDMRMWLRQELRDIEQHLVSFLRVIAARAEQDIDYIMPGYTHLQRAQPIRWSHWLLSYGFAFAADLERLREVISRVNRNPLGCGALAGNPFNLDRDMITKELEFEGLLWNSMGGVADRDFVTETLQWGSMLMQHVSRWAEDLIIYSTAEFGFVHLADAYSTGSSLMPQKKNPDSLELLRGKSGRAFGHMAGFMMTQKGLASTYNKDLQESIEPMLDHVKTVADSIQIANGVLSTLTANPDKMRAALDPFMLATDVADYLVLKGVPFRETHHTSGRCVAKSEELGIPMNELSLEQFKAIDHRFEEDIFDAFSYEASVERRSAKGGTSKSSVLEQIKVLQGMLG